In the Mycolicibacterium thermoresistibile genome, one interval contains:
- a CDS encoding CaiB/BaiF CoA transferase family protein, which translates to MTVTGPLDGIRVLELGTLIAGPFAGRLLGDMGAEVIKIELPGAPDPLRTWGQAELDGHHFFWTVHARNKKAITLNLREPAGRDVFLELVERSDIVVENFRPGTLERWDLGYDVLRSHNNRVILVRVSGYGQTGPDAHKAGYASVAEAASGLRHLNGFPGGPPPRLALSLGDTLAGMFAAQGAMAALYRRTVTGEGQVVDAALTEACLAVQESTIPDYDIGGVVRGPSGTRLEGIAPSNIYRSADGSWVVIAANQDTVFRRLCAAMGRPELATDDRFATHTARGRNQDELDKIIADWAAERAPGEIIDTLNAAGVIAGPINTVAEVVEDPQLRARGMIADHFDERIGRNVKGPGVVPVLSESPGTIRNAGPARPGQHNEEIYTGLLGKTAAELRQLRAQGVI; encoded by the coding sequence GTGACGGTCACCGGGCCACTGGACGGGATCCGGGTGCTCGAGCTGGGCACCCTGATCGCGGGACCGTTCGCCGGGCGGCTGCTCGGCGACATGGGCGCCGAAGTGATCAAGATCGAGCTGCCGGGTGCGCCGGATCCCCTACGCACCTGGGGACAGGCCGAACTGGACGGCCACCACTTCTTCTGGACCGTGCACGCCCGCAACAAGAAGGCGATCACGCTGAACCTGCGGGAACCAGCCGGCCGGGACGTGTTCCTGGAGCTCGTCGAACGCTCCGACATCGTGGTGGAGAACTTCCGGCCCGGCACCCTGGAGCGCTGGGATCTGGGCTACGACGTGCTGCGGTCCCACAACAACCGGGTGATCCTGGTCCGGGTGTCCGGGTACGGGCAGACGGGTCCCGACGCCCACAAGGCGGGTTACGCCTCGGTGGCCGAGGCGGCCAGCGGGCTGCGGCACCTCAATGGATTCCCGGGTGGGCCGCCGCCGCGGCTGGCGTTGTCGCTCGGCGACACGCTGGCCGGCATGTTCGCCGCACAGGGTGCGATGGCGGCGCTGTACCGCCGCACGGTGACCGGCGAGGGTCAGGTCGTCGACGCCGCGCTGACCGAGGCCTGTCTGGCCGTCCAGGAGTCCACCATCCCCGACTACGACATCGGCGGGGTGGTGCGGGGCCCGTCGGGCACCCGGCTGGAGGGCATCGCCCCGTCGAACATCTACCGCAGCGCCGACGGCAGCTGGGTGGTGATCGCCGCGAACCAGGACACCGTGTTCCGGCGGTTGTGCGCCGCGATGGGCCGGCCCGAACTGGCCACCGACGACCGGTTCGCCACCCACACCGCGCGCGGCCGCAATCAGGACGAGCTGGACAAGATCATCGCGGACTGGGCCGCCGAACGCGCGCCGGGCGAGATCATCGACACCCTGAACGCCGCCGGGGTGATCGCCGGACCGATCAACACCGTCGCGGAGGTGGTCGAGGACCCGCAGTTGCGGGCCCGCGGCATGATCGCCGATCACTTCGACGAACGGATCGGGCGTAATGTCAAGGGCCCGGGCGTCGTGCCGGTGCTCTCCGAATCCCCCGGCACCATCCGCAACGCCGGCCCGGCCCGGCCGGGCCAGCACAACGAGGAGATCTACACCGGCCTGCTCGGCAAGACCGCCGCGGAGCTGCGGCAGCTTCGGGCCCAGGGGGTGATCTAG
- a CDS encoding hydroxymethylglutaryl-CoA lyase translates to MDLPAKVDIREVSLRDGLQIEQPIPLEAKLELLAAIAATGVREVEATAFVSPSKVPALADAPELAAELHRFPDIEFSALVASPNGAKRAVAAGLRSIEYVVSAADGHSRANVGRSTAEATAQIADIVAIAHDSDTTVEVIIATAWDCPFDGPTPPERVLEVADAATAAGADRLAIADTIGTTTPGRVIDLISALRPRIGDTPLGAHFHNTRGAGLASAWAAVTAGVTRLDASVGGLGGCPFAPGASGNIATEDLVYLLRDSGIDVDVDLGAAIAAAEVARRAVGHDLPSALLRAGDRILG, encoded by the coding sequence GTGGATCTGCCGGCCAAGGTCGACATCCGCGAGGTGTCGCTGCGGGACGGGCTGCAGATCGAGCAGCCGATCCCGTTGGAGGCCAAGCTGGAGCTGCTGGCGGCGATCGCCGCCACCGGGGTGCGGGAGGTGGAGGCCACCGCGTTCGTGTCGCCGTCGAAGGTACCGGCGCTGGCCGACGCGCCGGAACTGGCTGCCGAACTGCACCGGTTCCCGGACATCGAGTTCTCGGCGCTGGTGGCCAGTCCGAACGGCGCCAAACGGGCCGTCGCGGCCGGTCTGCGCTCGATCGAGTACGTGGTGTCGGCGGCCGACGGGCACAGCCGCGCCAACGTCGGGCGGTCCACCGCCGAGGCGACCGCGCAGATCGCCGACATCGTCGCGATCGCCCACGACAGCGACACCACCGTCGAGGTCATCATCGCCACCGCCTGGGACTGTCCGTTCGACGGACCGACACCGCCGGAGCGGGTGCTGGAGGTGGCCGACGCGGCCACTGCGGCCGGCGCGGACCGGCTGGCGATCGCCGACACGATCGGCACCACCACCCCGGGACGGGTGATCGACCTGATCTCGGCGCTGCGGCCGCGGATCGGCGACACACCGCTGGGCGCACACTTCCACAACACCCGCGGCGCGGGGCTGGCCAGTGCCTGGGCCGCGGTCACCGCCGGGGTGACCCGGCTGGACGCATCGGTCGGCGGACTCGGCGGCTGCCCGTTCGCCCCGGGCGCCAGCGGCAACATCGCCACCGAGGATCTGGTGTATCTGCTGCGCGACAGCGGGATCGACGTCGACGTGGACCTGGGGGCCGCGATCGCCGCCGCCGAGGTCGCCCGCCGCGCGGTGGGCCACGACCTGCCCAGCGCGCTGCTGCGCGCGGGTGACCGGATTCTGGGCTGA